The following are from one region of the Polaribacter marinaquae genome:
- a CDS encoding MG2 domain-containing protein, whose protein sequence is MKKIITTLFSIFLISTTVNSQDNFNELWLNVEKFELDDLPKSALKIVDKIYNKAAKENNSPQLIKSLFYKSKFSLTLEENEQLKVINQFKAQIAHQTFPTKNILENILGNLYWQYFKQNRYKFYNRTATKEKTNLKDFRTWDLASIFKEIQFHFDNSLQNDKQLLEIKITDYNDILNIDDETIQFKPSLFDFLANSALKFYNTSENSIHKPSYKFEINNPDFIKNSKIFSSLEIISKDSISNQFHALKLYQKLIQLHTEKNQKNALAHIDIERLKFVESNGTFKNSKAELLKTLQTSKQNNSLHESSGLYAFEIAQIFNEKALHYKDTQKKENHFKNKEALELCNQTILKFPESLAAKKCKVLKANILNSSLNITSEEFIPIQSNSRFLVLYKNLNKLYFSAYKVSESELSSFNDIYDIQKKKNFLSKLSKVKTWISNLKNESDFLQHTTETIVPKFDGGKYLIIASEKRDIETNFIHASTVIQVTDLTLVSNTFNNSYNYQVLDRNTGKPIENAKINLQNTRRNYGSYINKTLVTDKQGFATFKSNSRYNNVQIKVQTKNDAATFGSSYLYNRANNNVNNKNDYVDIKAFIFTDRSIYRPGQVVYFKTILTQNENEISKVVNNKTVEISLKDVNNQIVKTQTLELNDFGSVAGEFLLPNNGLTGNYKIHVKANSIITKNVRFNGAYTNIAVEEYKRPKFKTEFKLITESFKINDSIVVNGFAKAFSGANITDANVVYRVLRKTQFPSWYSWRRPYFSSESREITNGEVVTDSSGDFSIKFKAIPDKSTSEENLPIFTYQITADVTDINGETRSATTTVKVGYHSLLASISMDSNIDKNQQKTIINIETNNLNNQFTAAQGTLKIYKLQAPKAPLRNRPWQEPDYQQISKEEFKRLFPNDPYSNKEDDVANWQKGALTFSKKFNTKNSKKIKISNLKKWESGKYIALLETKDKFGKKVKDEVNFSVFSTSEKQVADNKLFVINTDKNSYKEGETVNLKIGSASKDITIIVQIEKNYKIVDTRLIHLKNTTKTVKIPVNKEDIGGFAIKYHFVNFNYFKSGSILVNVLDKPKSNIEIETNVFRDKLRPGQEETWSFTIKNDKNDKVAAELLASMYDASLDEFKTHNWYFYPVKATKKYYSYKSSNANLSFGVNNFNVTNNRNRYLNFPTIKNITYNWFGFSLNNNSWLNNSYLRTIRQKLNSKKIKITKSGSFNGTISGFITDENNEPLPGVSILNKNKTKGVNTGFEGNFTIDVKKNDIISIRYIGYQSVEVKVEDFSRLNVQLIPDLALLDEIVVTGYGTQKRKASDRTGSISVPQEEAEITTVLSGKAAGINIADDNKTIRIRGNSSLNSNEKPLIVIDGKISTLDVLESLKTENISSYQVLKDSEAVALYGSKGNNGVIIITTNAVADLSQIKARKNFKETAFFYPQLKTDKEGKVSFTFTMPEALTRWKLQLLAHTKDLKYAVKSMQTVTQKEVMVIPNAPRFLRQKDTITLSAKITNLTNNTLNGIAQLELSDAITNKKIDVLMQNIGANKNFTVAKDGNTNVSWKIFIPETVQAVQYKIVAKAGSFSDGELQVLPVLSNRKLVTETLPIWVNSNENKTFTLKKLRENNSTTLKNHKLTLEVTSNPVWYAIQSLPYLMEYPYECSEQTFSRFYANTLASFIANSNPRIQEVFNLWKSSDALLSNLEKNEELKSLIIQETPWLRDAQSESEQKKRIALLFDLNKMKNEQERAIAKLKDMQKSSGGFPWFKGGEYENNYITLHIATGFGHLEKLGVAQFNTDTKKMINAAVNYLDRQVVKKHKTLLENADKLKRESKNKSAGEKAYKNYLEKNHLDYTTIQYLYMRSFYQNLAKNTSLKEAVNYYQEQSKKYWTEFNLYAKGQIALNLFRTNEKTSAIKILNSLKENAITSDELGMYWKSNNSGYYFYQAPVETQALMVEVFSELENNTKTIDKLKVWLLKNKQTNSWKTTKATSEAIYALLLNGNDWAYNNEELVTIKIGEHKIEPTKLENAKIEAGTGYFKTSWAGKEITKEMGTVTISKKNKGIAWAGLYWQYFEDLDKISAANTPLKLSKKLFLKVNSDTGKELIEITDNSQLKVGDLITVRIELSSDRNMEFIHMKDMRAAGLEPINVISSYKYQDNLSYYESTKDAATNFFFDYLPKGVFVFEYDLRVNNAGSFSNGITTIESMYAPEFTSHSKGVRLNVK, encoded by the coding sequence ATGAAAAAAATTATAACAACTTTATTTTCAATATTTTTGATTTCTACGACCGTTAATTCTCAAGATAATTTTAACGAATTATGGTTAAATGTCGAAAAATTTGAGTTGGATGATTTACCTAAATCAGCCTTAAAAATTGTCGACAAAATATATAACAAAGCTGCAAAAGAAAATAATTCACCGCAATTAATTAAATCGCTGTTTTACAAAAGTAAATTTTCTCTTACTTTAGAAGAAAATGAACAGCTAAAGGTTATCAATCAATTTAAAGCACAAATTGCACATCAAACATTTCCTACAAAAAACATTCTAGAAAATATTTTAGGGAATTTATATTGGCAATATTTTAAACAAAATAGATATAAATTTTACAATAGAACTGCTACTAAAGAAAAAACCAATTTAAAAGACTTTAGAACTTGGGATTTAGCTTCAATTTTTAAAGAAATACAATTTCATTTTGATAATTCTTTACAAAATGATAAGCAACTTTTAGAAATAAAAATCACAGATTATAATGATATCTTAAATATAGATGATGAAACTATTCAATTTAAACCATCTCTATTCGATTTTTTAGCGAATTCTGCACTAAAATTTTATAATACAAGCGAAAATTCAATTCATAAACCTTCCTATAAATTCGAAATAAACAATCCCGATTTTATTAAAAATTCAAAAATTTTCTCTTCTTTAGAAATCATATCAAAAGATAGTATTTCAAATCAATTTCATGCTTTAAAATTGTATCAAAAATTGATACAATTACATACAGAAAAAAATCAAAAAAATGCACTAGCGCATATTGATATCGAAAGATTAAAATTTGTAGAGAGCAACGGAACTTTTAAAAACAGTAAAGCTGAACTTTTAAAAACACTTCAAACTAGTAAACAAAATAATAGTTTACACGAATCTAGTGGTTTATATGCTTTTGAAATAGCACAGATTTTTAATGAAAAAGCATTGCATTATAAGGATACTCAAAAAAAAGAAAATCACTTTAAAAATAAAGAAGCTTTAGAGTTGTGTAACCAAACTATTTTAAAGTTTCCAGAAAGTTTAGCTGCAAAAAAATGCAAAGTATTAAAAGCAAATATTTTAAACTCATCTTTAAACATAACTTCCGAAGAATTTATTCCAATTCAGTCTAATTCTAGATTTCTAGTATTATACAAAAACCTAAATAAACTTTACTTTTCGGCTTACAAAGTCTCTGAAAGTGAGTTAAGCTCATTTAATGATATTTATGATATTCAAAAGAAAAAAAACTTTCTTTCAAAACTATCAAAAGTAAAAACGTGGATAAGTAATTTAAAAAATGAATCTGACTTTTTACAACACACCACAGAAACTATTGTTCCTAAGTTTGATGGTGGTAAATATTTAATTATTGCATCAGAAAAAAGAGACATAGAAACCAATTTTATTCACGCTTCTACTGTGATACAAGTTACTGATTTAACTTTGGTAAGCAATACTTTTAATAACTCTTATAATTATCAAGTTTTAGATCGAAATACTGGAAAACCTATTGAAAATGCAAAAATAAACTTACAAAATACTAGACGTAATTACGGTTCATATATCAACAAAACCTTAGTTACAGATAAACAAGGATTTGCAACTTTTAAAAGCAACAGCAGATATAATAACGTTCAAATTAAAGTTCAAACCAAAAATGATGCTGCAACTTTTGGTTCTTCATATTTATACAATAGAGCAAATAATAATGTAAACAATAAGAATGATTATGTTGATATTAAGGCTTTTATTTTTACGGATAGAAGTATTTACAGACCCGGACAAGTTGTTTATTTTAAAACTATTTTAACTCAGAATGAAAATGAAATTTCAAAGGTTGTAAATAATAAAACGGTAGAAATAAGTTTAAAAGATGTAAATAACCAAATTGTAAAAACTCAAACTTTAGAATTAAATGATTTTGGCAGTGTTGCTGGTGAATTTCTATTGCCAAATAACGGTTTAACAGGTAACTATAAAATTCATGTTAAGGCAAATTCAATCATCACTAAAAACGTACGTTTTAATGGTGCATACACAAATATTGCAGTAGAAGAATACAAAAGACCAAAATTTAAAACTGAGTTTAAGCTAATAACAGAAAGTTTTAAAATTAATGATTCGATTGTGGTTAATGGTTTTGCAAAAGCTTTTTCTGGCGCAAATATTACCGATGCAAATGTTGTTTATAGAGTACTAAGAAAAACACAATTTCCGTCTTGGTATTCTTGGAGAAGACCTTACTTCAGCTCAGAATCACGAGAAATCACTAACGGAGAAGTTGTTACAGATAGTTCTGGAGATTTCTCTATCAAATTTAAAGCAATACCAGATAAAAGTACTTCTGAAGAAAATTTACCAATTTTTACGTATCAAATTACTGCAGATGTAACTGATATTAATGGAGAAACTAGAAGTGCCACAACCACTGTAAAAGTTGGTTATCATAGTTTATTGGCTTCTATTTCTATGGATAGTAATATTGATAAGAATCAGCAGAAAACAATAATTAATATTGAAACCAATAACTTAAACAATCAGTTTACTGCTGCTCAAGGAACTTTAAAAATATACAAATTACAAGCACCAAAAGCTCCTTTAAGAAATAGACCTTGGCAAGAACCAGATTATCAGCAAATTTCTAAAGAAGAATTTAAAAGATTGTTCCCGAATGATCCTTACTCAAATAAAGAAGATGATGTTGCCAATTGGCAAAAAGGAGCATTAACTTTTTCTAAAAAATTTAACACTAAAAATTCTAAAAAAATAAAAATATCAAATCTTAAAAAATGGGAATCTGGTAAATACATTGCTCTATTAGAAACCAAAGATAAGTTTGGTAAAAAAGTAAAAGATGAAGTTAACTTTTCGGTGTTTTCGACATCAGAAAAACAAGTTGCAGACAATAAGTTGTTTGTAATTAATACCGATAAAAACTCGTATAAAGAAGGTGAAACAGTAAACTTAAAAATTGGTTCTGCTTCTAAAGACATCACAATTATTGTGCAAATAGAAAAAAATTACAAAATTGTAGATACGAGACTAATCCATCTAAAAAACACTACTAAAACGGTTAAAATCCCTGTAAATAAAGAAGACATTGGTGGTTTTGCTATTAAATATCATTTTGTAAACTTTAATTACTTTAAAAGCGGAAGTATTCTTGTAAATGTTTTAGATAAACCTAAAAGTAATATTGAAATTGAAACAAATGTTTTTAGAGATAAACTAAGACCCGGACAAGAAGAAACATGGAGTTTTACCATCAAAAATGATAAAAACGATAAAGTTGCTGCAGAATTATTAGCCTCTATGTACGATGCTTCTTTAGACGAATTTAAAACACACAATTGGTATTTTTATCCAGTAAAAGCTACTAAAAAATATTACTCGTATAAATCTAGTAATGCAAACTTAAGCTTTGGTGTAAATAATTTTAACGTAACAAATAATAGAAACAGGTATTTAAATTTTCCGACTATAAAGAACATTACCTATAACTGGTTTGGGTTTAGTTTGAATAATAATTCTTGGCTAAACAACAGTTATCTAAGAACAATTAGACAAAAGCTAAATTCAAAAAAGATTAAAATAACAAAGTCTGGCTCGTTTAATGGTACAATTTCTGGTTTTATTACTGATGAAAATAACGAACCTTTACCAGGAGTTTCAATTCTTAATAAAAATAAAACAAAAGGCGTAAACACAGGTTTTGAAGGTAACTTTACAATTGATGTTAAAAAAAATGATATCATATCTATCAGATATATTGGTTATCAAAGTGTAGAGGTTAAAGTAGAAGATTTTTCTAGATTAAATGTTCAGTTAATTCCAGATTTAGCATTATTAGATGAAATAGTTGTTACAGGTTATGGTACTCAAAAAAGAAAAGCATCCGATAGAACAGGTTCGATAAGCGTACCACAAGAAGAAGCCGAAATAACAACTGTTTTAAGCGGAAAAGCCGCAGGAATAAATATTGCTGATGATAATAAAACAATAAGAATTAGAGGAAATTCTTCTTTAAACTCGAATGAAAAACCATTAATTGTAATTGACGGTAAGATCAGTACTTTAGATGTTTTAGAGTCATTAAAAACTGAAAACATCAGTAGTTATCAAGTTTTAAAAGATTCTGAAGCAGTTGCTTTGTATGGCTCGAAAGGAAATAATGGTGTTATAATTATAACTACAAATGCTGTTGCAGATTTATCTCAAATTAAAGCGCGTAAGAATTTTAAAGAAACTGCATTTTTTTATCCACAGTTAAAAACTGATAAAGAGGGAAAAGTAAGTTTTACCTTTACAATGCCAGAAGCATTAACTCGATGGAAATTGCAATTGTTAGCACATACAAAAGACTTAAAATATGCTGTAAAAAGTATGCAAACTGTTACTCAAAAAGAAGTAATGGTAATACCAAATGCACCAAGATTTTTAAGACAAAAGGACACAATTACTTTAAGTGCTAAAATTACCAACCTAACAAATAATACCTTAAACGGAATTGCACAACTTGAGCTATCAGATGCTATTACCAATAAAAAAATAGATGTTTTAATGCAAAACATTGGTGCAAATAAAAACTTTACAGTTGCTAAAGATGGTAACACAAATGTCTCTTGGAAAATTTTTATTCCGGAAACTGTACAGGCGGTTCAGTATAAAATTGTAGCGAAAGCCGGTTCTTTTTCAGACGGAGAACTACAAGTATTGCCAGTTTTATCTAACAGAAAACTGGTTACAGAAACATTACCAATTTGGGTAAATTCTAATGAAAACAAAACGTTTACCTTAAAGAAATTAAGAGAAAATAATTCTACAACTTTAAAAAATCATAAATTAACATTAGAAGTAACCTCTAACCCAGTTTGGTATGCAATTCAATCTCTGCCATATTTAATGGAATATCCGTATGAGTGTTCAGAGCAAACTTTCTCTAGATTTTATGCAAATACTTTGGCTAGTTTTATTGCGAATTCAAATCCTAGAATTCAAGAAGTGTTTAATCTATGGAAATCTTCTGATGCGTTGCTTAGCAACTTAGAGAAGAATGAAGAATTAAAATCATTAATTATTCAAGAAACACCTTGGTTAAGAGATGCACAATCTGAGTCTGAACAGAAAAAAAGGATTGCATTGTTATTCGATTTGAATAAAATGAAAAACGAGCAAGAAAGAGCCATTGCAAAACTTAAAGATATGCAAAAGAGTTCTGGTGGTTTTCCTTGGTTTAAAGGCGGAGAATATGAGAATAATTACATTACACTTCATATTGCAACTGGTTTTGGGCATTTAGAAAAACTAGGTGTAGCTCAATTTAACACAGATACAAAAAAAATGATTAACGCTGCTGTTAATTATTTAGACAGGCAAGTTGTAAAGAAACACAAAACACTTTTAGAAAATGCCGATAAATTAAAGAGAGAATCTAAAAATAAATCTGCAGGTGAAAAAGCATATAAAAATTATTTAGAAAAAAATCATCTAGATTATACTACAATTCAGTATTTGTACATGCGAAGTTTTTATCAAAATTTAGCTAAAAATACATCTTTAAAAGAAGCTGTTAATTACTATCAAGAACAATCAAAAAAATATTGGACAGAGTTTAATTTATATGCTAAAGGGCAAATTGCATTAAATCTATTTAGAACAAATGAAAAAACATCAGCAATTAAAATTTTAAATTCATTAAAAGAAAATGCTATTACTTCAGATGAATTAGGTATGTATTGGAAATCTAATAATAGCGGTTATTATTTTTATCAAGCACCTGTTGAAACACAAGCTTTAATGGTAGAAGTTTTTTCCGAATTAGAAAATAACACCAAAACAATTGACAAATTAAAAGTTTGGCTGTTAAAAAATAAGCAAACCAATAGCTGGAAAACAACCAAGGCAACATCCGAAGCAATTTACGCTTTACTTTTAAACGGAAACGATTGGGCTTACAATAACGAAGAGTTAGTTACTATTAAAATTGGTGAACATAAAATTGAACCAACAAAGTTAGAGAACGCAAAAATAGAAGCTGGCACAGGTTACTTTAAAACTTCTTGGGCTGGTAAAGAAATTACAAAAGAAATGGGTACTGTAACTATTAGTAAAAAGAATAAAGGTATTGCTTGGGCTGGTTTGTATTGGCAGTATTTTGAAGACTTAGATAAAATTAGCGCAGCAAACACTCCTCTTAAATTGTCTAAGAAATTATTTTTGAAAGTGAATTCTGACACAGGAAAAGAGTTAATTGAAATTACAGATAATAGTCAATTAAAAGTTGGTGATTTAATTACTGTTAGAATAGAATTATCTTCTGATAGAAATATGGAATTTATTCACATGAAAGATATGAGAGCTGCTGGTTTAGAACCAATAAATGTAATTTCTAGTTACAAATATCAAGATAATTTAAGTTATTATGAAAGCACTAAAGATGCGGCCACAAACTTCTTTTTTGATTATTTACCTAAAGGGGTTTTTGTTTTTGAATATGACTTAAGAGTTAACAATGCTGGTAGTTTTAGTAACGGAATTACAACCATAGAAAGCATGTATGCACCAGAGTTTACTAGCCATTCTAAAGGTGTAAGATTAAATGTAAAATAA
- a CDS encoding UDP-N-acetylmuramate--L-alanine ligase: MNIHFIAIGGSAMHNLAIALYQKGYQVSGSDDTIHDPSKSRLEKYGLLPKEFGWFPEKITNELDVIILGMHAKKDNLELLKAQELGLKIYSYPEFLYEQSKNKTRVVIGGSHGKTTITSMILHVLNYHERQVDYMVGAQLEGFETMVHLTEENDFIVLEGDEYLSSPIDMRPKFHLYKPNIALLSGIAWDHINVFPTFENYKDQFQIFTDSMVNGGSMVYNIEDDNVKDVVESSENHIKKYPYETPKHFIENGITFLETEEGDLPLEIFGNHNLQNLAGAKWICQHMGVDEDDFYEAIASFKGASKRLEKIAENNSSVIFKDFAHSPSKVAATTKAVKEQYSNRTVLACLELHTYSSLNAEFLSEYKGALDAADKAVVFYSPNAVKIKQLEEVTSAQIANAFEREDLVIYTNPSAFKEFLFNQNLEKTAVVLMSSGNYGGLDFDEVKNLI; the protein is encoded by the coding sequence ATGAATATTCATTTTATTGCCATCGGTGGTAGCGCAATGCACAATCTTGCAATAGCATTATACCAAAAAGGATACCAAGTTTCTGGAAGTGATGATACAATTCACGATCCGTCTAAATCTAGGTTAGAAAAATATGGTCTATTGCCAAAAGAATTTGGTTGGTTTCCAGAAAAAATAACAAATGAATTAGATGTTATTATTCTAGGGATGCATGCTAAAAAAGATAATTTAGAATTATTAAAAGCCCAAGAATTAGGGTTAAAAATTTATTCTTATCCAGAATTTTTATATGAGCAATCTAAAAATAAAACAAGGGTTGTTATTGGTGGATCTCATGGTAAAACAACCATAACTTCTATGATTTTACATGTTTTAAATTATCATGAAAGACAAGTAGATTATATGGTTGGTGCACAATTAGAAGGATTTGAAACAATGGTGCATTTAACAGAAGAAAATGATTTTATTGTTTTAGAGGGAGACGAATATTTAAGTTCTCCTATAGATATGCGTCCTAAATTTCATTTATACAAGCCTAATATTGCGTTGTTAAGTGGTATTGCTTGGGATCATATTAATGTATTTCCAACTTTTGAAAATTATAAAGATCAGTTTCAAATTTTTACTGATTCTATGGTTAATGGAGGAAGTATGGTATACAATATTGAAGATGATAACGTAAAAGATGTTGTAGAATCTTCTGAAAATCATATAAAAAAATATCCATATGAAACTCCGAAACATTTTATAGAAAACGGTATTACTTTTTTAGAGACAGAAGAAGGAGATTTGCCTTTAGAAATTTTCGGAAATCATAATTTACAAAATTTAGCAGGTGCAAAATGGATTTGCCAACACATGGGTGTTGATGAAGATGATTTTTATGAAGCAATTGCTAGTTTTAAAGGAGCAAGTAAGCGTTTAGAAAAAATTGCAGAAAATAATTCTTCTGTAATCTTTAAAGATTTTGCTCATAGTCCTAGTAAAGTTGCTGCAACTACAAAAGCTGTTAAAGAGCAATATTCTAACAGAACAGTTTTAGCATGTTTAGAATTGCATACATATTCGAGTTTAAATGCTGAGTTTTTGTCTGAATATAAAGGAGCATTAGATGCTGCTGATAAAGCAGTTGTATTTTACTCACCAAATGCAGTAAAAATTAAACAGTTAGAAGAAGTAACTTCTGCGCAAATAGCAAATGCCTTCGAAAGGGAAGATTTAGTTATTTACACTAATCCTTCAGCTTTTAAAGAGTTTTTGTTTAATCAGAATTTAGAAAAAACAGCAGTGGTGTTAATGAGTTCTGGCAATTATGGTGGCTTAGATTTTGATGAAGTTAAGAATTTGATTTAG
- a CDS encoding nucleotidyltransferase family protein codes for MNYKETVFFIAKCLTITLEKKNRIEIEDSLKNTEIDWDSVVKVSTQHFVFPALYCNLKRVNLLQYLPEELVNYMVHITDLNRERNKQIIKQAKEINSLLLANDITPIFLKGTGNLLEGLYADIAERMVGDIDFIVSKNDYINTIKLIKGFGYNRVSKESYDFPQFKHYARLHKEKRIAAIEIHKELLIEKYASEFNYDSVKKNLLKINEITVLSYDDQISLSIIAKQINDDGIYFKDIALRNAYDVFLLSKKTTAKEAFKNFKNLKNPLNSFLASTYITFNKVSSLEYENTVETEKYLQVFNNQISNRVNTKRVHKNIGFYLFVKNRLNIILKSIVNKEFRKWVFNRIRDKNWQKEKLRQLNITKSKSNS; via the coding sequence ATGAATTATAAAGAAACAGTCTTTTTTATAGCCAAATGTTTAACAATAACATTAGAAAAAAAGAACCGAATCGAAATTGAGGATTCATTAAAAAACACTGAAATAGATTGGGATTCTGTTGTTAAAGTAAGTACGCAACATTTTGTTTTCCCTGCATTGTATTGCAATCTAAAAAGAGTGAATCTATTACAATATTTACCTGAAGAATTGGTAAATTATATGGTTCATATAACCGATTTAAACAGGGAAAGAAACAAACAAATTATAAAACAAGCAAAAGAAATTAATAGTCTTTTACTTGCAAATGATATTACGCCAATTTTCTTAAAAGGAACCGGTAATTTACTAGAAGGTTTGTATGCCGACATTGCAGAAAGAATGGTTGGTGATATTGATTTTATTGTTTCAAAAAACGATTACATTAATACAATTAAACTTATTAAAGGTTTTGGTTATAATCGAGTTAGTAAAGAAAGTTATGATTTCCCACAATTTAAGCATTATGCAAGATTGCATAAAGAAAAAAGAATAGCTGCAATCGAAATACATAAAGAACTTTTAATTGAAAAATATGCAAGTGAGTTTAATTATGATAGCGTTAAAAAAAACCTCTTAAAAATAAATGAAATAACAGTTTTAAGTTATGATGATCAAATTTCTCTTTCTATAATTGCGAAGCAAATAAATGATGATGGAATATATTTTAAAGACATTGCTCTAAGAAATGCATATGATGTATTTCTATTGTCAAAAAAAACAACAGCAAAAGAGGCATTTAAAAACTTCAAAAATTTAAAGAACCCTTTAAATTCTTTTTTAGCTTCAACTTATATTACCTTTAATAAAGTTTCTTCCTTAGAGTATGAAAACACAGTGGAAACTGAAAAGTATTTACAAGTTTTTAATAACCAAATATCAAATAGGGTGAATACAAAACGTGTTCATAAAAACATTGGATTTTATTTATTCGTTAAAAATAGATTAAATATTATTTTAAAATCAATTGTAAATAAGGAATTTAGAAAATGGGTATTTAATAGAATACGAGATAAAAACTGGCAAAAAGAAAAGCTTAGGCAACTAAACATTACAAAATCTAAATCAAATTCTTAA